The Glycine soja cultivar W05 chromosome 8, ASM419377v2, whole genome shotgun sequence genome has a window encoding:
- the LOC114421305 gene encoding probable basic-leucine zipper transcription factor P isoform X2, translating to MSDPYERVKGGRLAFKGGILASRSKSIDKKGKKKKKNKGKDNDNNPNPNPNPEEQELEQEQEQEQEETPLLEDEGEGSEYTIDAAKRMKYEQLFPVEAKKFGYQPKTNFKSVEDALDDRVKKKADRYCK from the coding sequence ATGTCGGATCCGTACGAGCGGGTGAAAGGAGGAAGATTAGCATTCAAAGGAGGAATCCTTGCCAGTCGCTCCAAATCCATTGACAAaaaggggaagaagaagaagaagaacaagggCAAGGACAACGACaacaaccctaaccctaaccctaaccctgaAGAACAGGAACTGGAACAGGAACAGGAACAGGAGCAGGAAGAAACCCCCCTCCTCGAGGACGAGGGCGAGGGATCTGAATACACCATCGATGCGGCCAAGCGTATGAAGTACGAACAACTGTTCCCTGTCGAAGCCAAGAAGTTCGGTTATCAACCCAAAACCAACTTCAAGTCAGTTGAGGATGCCCTCGATGATCGCGTCAAGAAGAAGGCTGATCGCTATTGTAAATA
- the LOC114421305 gene encoding probable basic-leucine zipper transcription factor P isoform X1 has translation MSDPYERVKGGRLAFKGGILASRSKSIDKKGKKKKKNKGKDNDNNPNPNPNPEEQELEQEQEQEQEETPLLEDEGEGSEYTIDAAKRMKYEQLFPVEAKKFGYQPKTNFKSVEDALDDRVKKKADRYCK, from the coding sequence ATGTCGGATCCGTACGAGCGGGTGAAAGGAGGAAGATTAGCATTCAAAGGAGGAATCCTTGCCAGTCGCTCCAAATCCATTGACAAaaaggggaagaagaagaagaagaacaagggCAAGGACAACGACaacaaccctaaccctaaccctaaccctgaAGAACAGGAACTGGAACAGGAACAGGAACAGGAGCAGGAAGAAACCCCCCTCCTCGAGGACGAGGGCGAGGGATCTGAATACACCATCGATGCGGCCAAGCGTATGAAGTACGAACAACTGTTCCCTGTCGAAGCCAAGAAGTTCGGTTATCAACCCAAAACCAACTTCAAGTCAGTTGAGGATGCCCTCGATGATCGCGTCAAGAAGAAGGCTGATCGCTATTGTAAATAG